AAAAGAGTACTCCTATTTAAAGCCTAAAGATGAGGTAGGGAATCAGCTCCGTCCCTGTCCTATCCGTGATCACTATCGGGTTATGTATCGAATCATCAGAGAGATAAAAGCAAGACCCGTAAACGAGGAAGCGGCACAGGCTATTAAGGATAAAAAGTACTACGATAAATTATCCGCCTATGGGGATACGGTGGGAAAACTTACTGATCCCATCTGGGAGAAAGAATATATCCTTCCCGAAAAGAACAAAGCACCTTCTTCCCTCTCCAAACTAAGGGTTAGCTGAGAATAAGGTAATCAGCCCTTTCCCTCTTTCAAGTGAGGGAAAGGGCTGATACCGGACACTCCCGAACACAGAGATCACACCGGGTGCACTTTTCGGGGAATACCAGACAAGGATATTCCATCATCCACGACTTCGGCTTCCGCTCGCTCTCCCACTGCTTTGCCGGAATAACCTTATTTATATCTCCCTCAACCCCGATATAGGAGGTTCGGGTCATATCTATCGCCTGATGGGGACAGATATCCATACAGATACCACAGCTTATACACAATTTTTTCTCTAACTTGAGAGAAGGGGAAGCCATCGCTATTTTTCTCTCCGCCTGAATAAGACGATTAAGGCGATAAACCCAACCACTAACAAAGCAGGGAAGGTGATATAGAAGCTCACCATAGAGAGATGAGGATTAAGATTGGAACGAAGTGCTCTCAGCGAAGCCCAAAACGGCTGATTGAGTTGCTTCATCCAGACGGGGCTTGCTGCTTCCATCACCAAGGTAAAGCCTACAAAGTTGAGAAGCGCAGCTAACCCAAGGAGAAAGGTAACCACCCGAAACATCCTGGGATTATTATCGACATCAGTAGCCAGCTTAATGAGAAGTACGATCGCCATAAGAAGAACCGCGAAGGGGAAGAAGGGAACCGCGATCTTTATATCCTGCATAATATCGAGGTTGATAAACATCAAGCCGAAGACAACGGAAAGAAGTATGGAACCATCACGACTAATTACATAAATGAGCCACCAAATGTCAGCTGCTACCCGGAGGGTAAACCGGTTCAAGATCCGAAGGGCATAGGGCCTGCCAATGTGGATCAAGAAAGCAAGTATGGTAAGGACAATGGTAATATCAGCTAAGTTCTGAAGGGTCCATACCTCAAGCGCCTTGGTGACCGTTTCTTCTGCCAACATCAAAAACATCTTAAAATGCTCCTTTTAGATTTTTACTTCCTTAGCCCTGTTTACCCACCAATTTCTTGGCTTTCTCTAGGTTCTTTTTGGCAAGTTCATAGTCAGGTTTTAAAGAGAGCGCTTTCTCATATTCCTCTATCGCCTTTTCGTACTGCTGAGAGAGAAAGTAAACATTTCCCAATCTATTGTGGAGGTCAGGGGCATCAGGGGTAACCCTAAGTGCCCTCTGATATTCTTTCATCGCCTTTTCATATTTCTTGAGCCGTTTGTAAATATCGCCCAAGCTCTTGTGAACCTGAGGATGGTCTGGTTTAAACCGCGCTGCCACAAGGTAGTTTTTCTCCGCCTCTTCCAGTTTGCCTATCGTCTCATAAGCCAGCCCCAAGTTGTAATAAGCCTCTGCGTAATCAGGTTTTATGTCGATCGCCTCTTGATACTCTTGGATAGCCTGATCATACTTCTCCATCAAGAAGTAAACACTACCCAAATTGTTATGGGTCTTAGCATAATTGTACTCTATCTCAAGGGCTTTTTTATATTGCTCTACCGCCAGATCATACCTTCCTTGTTGCTGATACTTCACTCCAAGATCAAAGTGCACAAAGAAATCGGGCTCGAGATGAAGGGGTACCTCTTCCTCCCCTCTCTTCCGGGCAAGCTCCCGTCTCCTCTTCGCAATTATCCCCTGCATCTCCTCCTCAAAGAGAAGGAGATCACGATACATCTCATAGATATTGCTATAACGGTCCTTTGGCTCTGGTTCCAACGCTTTAGTCACAATACCATCGATCCTGGAACCGAGTTCTGGCTTCACTTCAGAAGGAAGCTTAAAACGGCCTATGGGAAGTTTACCGGTAAGAAGCTCATAAAAAATAACCCCGGTGGAGAAGATATCTGCCCGATGATCGACATTTCCTGAGGAGAGACTCTGCTCTGGAGCCATATAATAGGCGGTCCCTAAGGTCATCAAGGTAGAGGCAAATTGTACCGGGGTGAGTAGCTTGGCAATACCAAAATCGGTGATCTTGATCTTGAGGTTATCGAGCACCATAATGTTTTCCGGCTTTATATCCCGGTGGACGGTATACTTATGGGCGTAATTCAACCCCTCACATACTTGTTTGATGATCCTTATCGTCTCATCTATCTCAATCTCCTCCCCTCGCTTTCTCTTCGCATTCATCCATTCCCTTAGGTTAACACCCTCCAGAAGTTCCATAGAGATAAACTTGATCTCATCAGCCTCTCCCAGATCCCGTACCCGTACTATATTAGGATGGGAGAGTTGGAGGGATATTTTCGCCTCGTTTTTAAACCTCTCTACCGCTTCTCTACTCTTCATCAAGCTGGGGAGAAGAACCTTCAAGGCGATGAATTCTTTTAATGTTCGATCAAAAACCTTATAAACAATACCCATCCCCCCTCGGCCAATGATCTCCAATACCTCGTAACGGTCGTTGACCACCTCCCCCCTTTTGAACGGGGTAAACTGATCTGTCTCGCCAAGAACAGGAAAAGCTAATTCCTCTTCCTCATAGGGGGTGAAGATACCTTCTATTAGGGAAGAGGGGAGAGCCTCCTCCTCTTCAAGGGAAGGAGCCTCTTGGGAAAGAGAGGAGGGGTTATCCTCAGACATCCCATTCTCAAGGGAAGCGCCACAATGGATACAATATCCCTTTCCACCTGGCGTCATATGACCACACCTAGGACACTTTATCTCTTCCGCCATCTTTTCCTAGCTCTGTATCATTAAATTATATCATAAGCGATAAGGGAAAACAAAGAAAAAAAGCCCGCCTTTTGAGAGGCGGGCTTTAGTACAAGTTCCCTTTTATCCTCTCTCCTCTAAGGGGATGTACTTCCTCTCTAATTCTCCCACATAAACGGCGCGAGGACGGAATATCCTATTCTCGGGGAGATATTCGAGGATCCGAGCTGCCCAGCCAGCAACCCGAGCAACCGCAAATATCGGAGTGAACATAGCGGGCTCTATGCCCATCGCGTAGTAAATGGTACCGGAATAGAAATCAACATTGGGGAATATCCCCTTGGCACCGTAAGCGGCAATAACCTCCTCCTCGACCTTCTTCGCAACCTTGTAGAGATACTCCTTCCCCATTCTCTTGGTCACCTCTTCGGAGTACTTCCCAAGCACCTTAGCCCGAGGATCGTAAGCCTTGTACACCCGATGGCCAAAACCCATTATCTTCTGCTTCTTGGCAATGGCATCCTTCACATAAGCCACCGCATCATTCTCATCCTTTAGCTTAAGGAGAGCTGCCAGTGCCCGCTCGTTAGCCCCGCCATGAAGAGGTCCCTTAAGACTGCAGATACCTGCAACGATGCTGGAGTACATATCGCTCAAGGTCGAATTGACTACCATACAGGTGAAGGTGGAGTTATTCATCCCATGATCTGCATGGAGGATCAAAGCCACATCCATCACCCGGGCAAAATAATCATCGGGTTTCTCTCCATTGCACATATAGAGAAAATTAGCGGCATGGGATAGATTGGGATCGGGCTCAACAGGCTCTTCACCCTTCCTGATCCGAGCGATGGCACCAGCAACGGTAGCCATCTGAGAGATCAATTTTATCCCTATCTCCGTCTCGTTTTCTACACTGGTATCGTCGGCTTTGGGATCAAAACAGCCGAGAACAGAGACACCGGTGCGGAGCGCTGCCATTGGATGTACATCCTTCGGTACCCGCTTCAGGGTATCGATCACTTCTTTGGGAATGGAGCGGTATTTCTTGAGCTTCGCATCGAACTCATCGAGCTGGCTCTTAGTGGGAAGTTCGCCAAATAGTAGAAGGTATGCGGTCTCCTCATAGGTGGAATGCTCCGCCAAATCGAAGATGTTATAACCCCGATATACCAACCACCCCTTTTGCCCGTCGATATAACCTATCTTGGTAGCATTGGTAATAGCACCCTCTAACCCTTTGTTGAGCTCTACCGTGACGGGCCATTCAAACTTACCTACATATTTAGGCTTCTCAGCCATCTTAAGACCTCCTATGACTCCGTGAGTTTAACAATAAACTACTACTCCCCCTTGGGGAGCAGTGAGAATCGTACCTCAGATCGCCCCATAAATCAAGTCTAAATTTCAATCAATGGCGATTCTTTTGGTAAATTATCCTAAGGCCTTCTAGGGTCAAATAAGGTTCGAGCCTTTTGATCAAAGGAAGATCCGGCATAACCTTTACCGCCAATCCACCGGTGGCAATTACCTTGGTATTCTCACCCAACTCGGCAATGAGCCGTTCCAAAATACCTTCCACTAAACCTAAATAGCCATAGAAAAGACCTGCTTGAATGCTCGCCACCGTATTCTTTCCTATGAGTTCCAAAGGTTTGGCAAATTCCACCCGGGGAAGCTTAGCCGCTTTAATAAACAAAGCTTCTGCTGAAATATCAGGTCCTGGGGCGATTAATCCCCCTAAATACTCCCCTTTCTTGGAGATAACATCGAAGGTGGTAGCGGTTCCAAAATCCACCACCACGGAGGGACCTCCAACCTTATTATAAGCGGCAACCGCGTTCGCTATTCGATCCGCCCCTACCTCCTGAGGGTTCTCGTAAAGTATAGGCATCCCCGTCTTCACCCCTGGCTTGAGCACCAATATCTTTAAACCAAAATATCGCTCCACCATATCCTCTATGGAATGAAGTAGTTGGGGAACAACACAGGAGAGAACCGCTCCATCTATATCCTCTGAGGGAATGCCTTTTATGGTAAGGAGCTCCAAGAAGAGAAGCCCTAGCTCATCAACTGTCCGGTTGCGTACCGTAGCGACACTTCCATTCGCCACTAATTCCTCCCCCCTAAAAACACCAAAGTTTATCGCGGTATTCCCTACATCAATGGCAAGAAGCATATCCTCCCTCACTCACTGAAGCCTAACCAATTCAGAGGCAGAGACCTTAATCTCCTCCCCACCCGGGAGCAATACCTTAAGTTCACCCCCGGGGAAAAGCCCTCCCGTGGTTCCTTTTACCGGTCCATCTCTTAAGAAAAGCTTCACCTTCTTCCCCCGGGAATAACTCGAAAGTTCCTCAAACCTATTCACTATCTCCTCCAAACCATTGGTTCTAAAAATCTCATACCAATGTTCAAACCGTTCCATTAGGGAGAGAAAGAGTTCATTCCTCTCAATGGTCCAACCGCTCTCGATGAAAAGGGAAGTGGCTTCATTCCAAAGCTCAGGAGGAAAATCGCCCTTCGCCTGGTTGACATTTATGCCGATCCCGACCACCAATCCCT
The DNA window shown above is from Acidobacteriota bacterium and carries:
- a CDS encoding 4Fe-4S binding protein, with protein sequence MASPSLKLEKKLCISCGICMDICPHQAIDMTRTSYIGVEGDINKVIPAKQWESERKPKSWMMEYPCLVFPEKCTRCDLCVRECPVSALSLT
- a CDS encoding tetratricopeptide repeat protein, with amino-acid sequence MAEEIKCPRCGHMTPGGKGYCIHCGASLENGMSEDNPSSLSQEAPSLEEEEALPSSLIEGIFTPYEEEELAFPVLGETDQFTPFKRGEVVNDRYEVLEIIGRGGMGIVYKVFDRTLKEFIALKVLLPSLMKSREAVERFKNEAKISLQLSHPNIVRVRDLGEADEIKFISMELLEGVNLREWMNAKRKRGEEIEIDETIRIIKQVCEGLNYAHKYTVHRDIKPENIMVLDNLKIKITDFGIAKLLTPVQFASTLMTLGTAYYMAPEQSLSSGNVDHRADIFSTGVIFYELLTGKLPIGRFKLPSEVKPELGSRIDGIVTKALEPEPKDRYSNIYEMYRDLLLFEEEMQGIIAKRRRELARKRGEEEVPLHLEPDFFVHFDLGVKYQQQGRYDLAVEQYKKALEIEYNYAKTHNNLGSVYFLMEKYDQAIQEYQEAIDIKPDYAEAYYNLGLAYETIGKLEEAEKNYLVAARFKPDHPQVHKSLGDIYKRLKKYEKAMKEYQRALRVTPDAPDLHNRLGNVYFLSQQYEKAIEEYEKALSLKPDYELAKKNLEKAKKLVGKQG
- a CDS encoding citrate synthase (catalyzes the formation of citrate from acetyl-CoA and oxaloacetate); translated protein: MAEKPKYVGKFEWPVTVELNKGLEGAITNATKIGYIDGQKGWLVYRGYNIFDLAEHSTYEETAYLLLFGELPTKSQLDEFDAKLKKYRSIPKEVIDTLKRVPKDVHPMAALRTGVSVLGCFDPKADDTSVENETEIGIKLISQMATVAGAIARIRKGEEPVEPDPNLSHAANFLYMCNGEKPDDYFARVMDVALILHADHGMNNSTFTCMVVNSTLSDMYSSIVAGICSLKGPLHGGANERALAALLKLKDENDAVAYVKDAIAKKQKIMGFGHRVYKAYDPRAKVLGKYSEEVTKRMGKEYLYKVAKKVEEEVIAAYGAKGIFPNVDFYSGTIYYAMGIEPAMFTPIFAVARVAGWAARILEYLPENRIFRPRAVYVGELERKYIPLEERG
- a CDS encoding type III pantothenate kinase — translated: MLLAIDVGNTAINFGVFRGEELVANGSVATVRNRTVDELGLLFLELLTIKGIPSEDIDGAVLSCVVPQLLHSIEDMVERYFGLKILVLKPGVKTGMPILYENPQEVGADRIANAVAAYNKVGGPSVVVDFGTATTFDVISKKGEYLGGLIAPGPDISAEALFIKAAKLPRVEFAKPLELIGKNTVASIQAGLFYGYLGLVEGILERLIAELGENTKVIATGGLAVKVMPDLPLIKRLEPYLTLEGLRIIYQKNRH